In Vibrio celticus, one genomic interval encodes:
- the fabD gene encoding ACP S-malonyltransferase: MSKFAIVFPGQGSQAIGMLADLGEQYDVVKKTFAEASEALGYDLWALVQDGPVENLNETFRTQPALLTASVAIWRVWQELGLEQPVNLAGHSLGEYSALVCAGVIDFKEAIKLVELRGQLMQEAVPAGVGAMYAIIGLDDETIAKACEEAAQDEVVSPVNFNSPGQVVIAGNKAAVERAGALCKEAGAKRALPLPVSVPSHCALMKPAADKLSVALEALEFNTPALPVINNVDVIAETDPAKIKDALVRQLYSPVRWTEGVQAMNEQGVEKLLELGPGKVLTGLTKRIVKTMTAAAVNDTASLEAAK; encoded by the coding sequence ATGAGCAAATTTGCTATCGTATTCCCAGGCCAAGGCTCTCAAGCTATCGGTATGCTTGCTGACCTAGGCGAACAGTATGATGTTGTTAAAAAGACATTTGCTGAAGCTTCAGAAGCACTTGGTTACGATCTATGGGCATTGGTTCAAGATGGTCCTGTAGAAAATCTAAATGAAACTTTTCGCACTCAACCGGCTCTATTAACAGCGTCTGTTGCAATTTGGCGTGTATGGCAAGAGCTTGGCCTAGAGCAACCTGTAAATCTAGCAGGTCACAGCCTAGGTGAATATTCTGCACTTGTATGTGCCGGCGTTATCGACTTTAAAGAAGCGATCAAGCTGGTTGAACTACGTGGTCAACTGATGCAAGAAGCGGTTCCTGCAGGTGTTGGTGCAATGTACGCAATCATCGGTCTAGACGATGAAACGATTGCTAAAGCGTGTGAAGAAGCTGCGCAAGACGAAGTTGTGTCTCCAGTTAACTTTAACTCTCCTGGCCAAGTTGTTATCGCGGGTAACAAAGCGGCAGTAGAGCGTGCTGGTGCACTTTGTAAAGAAGCGGGCGCTAAGCGTGCACTTCCGTTACCTGTTTCTGTGCCGTCTCACTGTGCACTGATGAAGCCAGCAGCAGATAAGCTATCAGTGGCTCTAGAAGCTCTAGAGTTCAACACGCCAGCATTGCCTGTTATCAATAACGTTGATGTTATTGCTGAAACAGACCCTGCAAAAATTAAAGACGCACTTGTTCGTCAGCTATACAGCCCAGTTCGTTGGACTGAAGGTGTACAAGCGATGAATGAGCAAGGCGTTGAGAAGCTACTTGAATTAGGCCCTGGTAAAGTTCTTACTGGTCTAACAAAACGAATCGTAAAAACTATGACAGCTGCTGCAGTTAATGACACTGCATCACTAGAAGCTGCTAAGTAA
- the fabF gene encoding beta-ketoacyl-ACP synthase II: MSKRRVVVTGMGMLSPVGNTVESSWKALLAGQSGIVNIDHFDATNFSTRFAGLVKDFNCEEYMTKKDARKMDLFIQYGVAAGIQALDDSALTITEENAPRVGVAIGSGIGGLGLIEAGHQALTEKGPRKISPFFVPSTIVNMIAGHMSIMRGLRGPNIAISTACTTGLHNIGHAARMIAYGDADAMLAGGAEKASTPLGMGGFGAAKALSTRNDEPQKASRPWDKGRDGFVLGDGAGMMVLEEYEHAKARGAKIYCELVGFGMSGDAYHMTSPSEDGSGGALAMEAAMRDAGITGEQIGYVNAHGTSTPAGDVAEVKGIKRALGEAGSKQVLVSSTKSMTGHLLGAAGSAEAIITAMSLVDQIVPPTINLDDPEEGLDIDLVPHTAREVSNMEYAACNSFGFGGTNGCLIFKKI, from the coding sequence GTGTCCAAGCGTCGTGTAGTTGTCACTGGCATGGGTATGTTGTCACCGGTAGGCAACACTGTAGAATCTTCTTGGAAAGCCCTGCTAGCTGGTCAAAGTGGTATCGTTAATATCGATCATTTTGATGCAACCAATTTCTCAACTCGTTTTGCAGGTCTAGTTAAAGACTTTAACTGCGAAGAGTATATGACTAAAAAAGATGCTCGTAAGATGGACTTGTTCATCCAGTACGGCGTCGCAGCAGGTATTCAAGCTTTAGATGATTCAGCCCTAACTATTACTGAAGAAAACGCTCCACGTGTGGGTGTTGCTATTGGTTCTGGTATTGGTGGTCTTGGTTTGATCGAAGCCGGTCACCAAGCTCTAACTGAAAAAGGCCCTCGTAAGATCAGCCCGTTCTTCGTACCGTCGACGATCGTGAATATGATTGCTGGTCACATGTCTATCATGCGTGGCCTACGCGGTCCAAACATCGCGATTTCTACTGCATGTACGACTGGCCTACATAACATTGGTCACGCGGCTCGTATGATTGCATACGGCGATGCAGACGCAATGCTAGCGGGTGGTGCTGAAAAAGCATCAACTCCACTAGGTATGGGCGGTTTTGGTGCGGCTAAAGCACTTTCTACTCGGAACGATGAGCCTCAAAAAGCTTCTCGTCCATGGGACAAAGGCCGTGATGGCTTCGTTCTTGGCGACGGTGCAGGCATGATGGTTCTTGAAGAGTACGAACATGCGAAAGCTCGTGGCGCTAAGATTTACTGTGAGCTAGTTGGCTTCGGTATGTCGGGTGACGCTTACCACATGACATCTCCAAGTGAAGATGGTTCAGGTGGCGCACTAGCAATGGAAGCGGCTATGCGTGATGCTGGCATTACTGGTGAACAAATCGGTTATGTAAACGCACACGGTACTTCGACTCCTGCAGGTGACGTAGCGGAAGTTAAGGGCATCAAACGTGCTCTTGGCGAAGCAGGCAGCAAGCAAGTATTGGTTTCTTCTACGAAATCAATGACAGGCCACCTTCTAGGTGCTGCTGGTTCTGCTGAAGCTATCATCACGGCTATGTCTCTGGTTGACCAAATTGTTCCACCAACAATCAACCTAGATGATCCTGAAGAAGGCTTAGATATTGACTTGGTACCTCATACTGCGCGTGAAGTTAGCAACATGGAATATGCTGCATGTAACTCATTCGGTTTCGGTGGTACAAACGGCTGTTTGATCTTCAAAAAGATTTAA
- a CDS encoding beta-ketoacyl-ACP synthase III, with product MYSKILGTGSYLPSQVRTNADLEKMVETSDEWIVARTGIKERRISAENETVADMAFYAAENAIEMAGIDKEDIDLIIVATTSSSHTFPSSACQVQGKLGIKGCPAFDLAAACSGFVYALSVADQHIKTGMCKNVLVIGADALSKTCDPTDRSTIILFGDAAGAVVVGASEEPGILSTHIYSDGKYGELLSLEVPERGGDADKWLHMAGNEVFKVAVTQLSKLVKDTLAANNMDKSELDWLVPHQANYRIISATAKKLTMSLDQVVITLDKHGNTSAATVPTALDEAVRDGRIKRGQTLLLEAFGGGFTWGSALVKF from the coding sequence ATGTATAGCAAAATTTTAGGTACTGGCAGCTACTTGCCATCTCAGGTGCGTACTAACGCAGACTTAGAGAAAATGGTAGAGACTAGCGATGAGTGGATCGTTGCTAGAACGGGTATTAAAGAGCGTCGTATTTCAGCGGAAAACGAAACCGTTGCTGATATGGCGTTTTACGCTGCTGAAAATGCCATTGAAATGGCAGGTATCGACAAAGAAGATATTGATTTAATCATCGTTGCGACAACCAGCAGTAGCCACACATTCCCGTCTTCGGCATGTCAGGTACAAGGCAAGCTTGGTATCAAAGGCTGCCCTGCGTTTGATTTGGCTGCGGCGTGTTCTGGTTTTGTCTACGCACTGTCTGTTGCTGATCAACACATTAAGACTGGCATGTGTAAGAACGTTTTGGTAATTGGTGCTGATGCACTGTCAAAAACCTGTGATCCGACTGACCGCTCTACTATCATCCTATTTGGTGATGCAGCAGGCGCGGTGGTTGTAGGCGCAAGCGAAGAGCCAGGTATTTTGTCTACTCACATTTACTCTGATGGTAAATATGGTGAGCTTCTAAGCCTAGAAGTTCCAGAGCGTGGCGGTGATGCAGACAAGTGGCTGCACATGGCGGGCAACGAAGTATTTAAAGTGGCGGTAACTCAGCTTTCTAAGCTAGTTAAAGACACATTAGCGGCGAACAATATGGATAAGTCAGAGCTTGATTGGTTAGTTCCACACCAAGCGAATTACCGTATTATCTCGGCAACCGCTAAAAAGCTGACGATGTCGCTTGACCAAGTTGTGATTACTCTTGATAAGCATGGCAATACGTCGGCAGCTACCGTACCAACGGCCCTTGATGAGGCTGTTCGCGACGGACGAATTAAACGTGGTCAAACGCTTCTACTTGAAGCATTTGGCGGCGGCTTCACTTGGGGTTCTGCGTTAGTTAAATTCTAA
- the fabG gene encoding 3-oxoacyl-ACP reductase FabG encodes MNLEGKVALVTGASRGIGRAIAELLVERGAKVIGTATSEGGAAAISEYLGENGKGLALNVTDTDSIAATLKTINDEFGAIDILVNNAGITRDNLLMRMKDDEWNDIIDTNLTPIFRMSKAVLRGMMKKRQGRIVNVGSVVGTMGNAGQANYAAAKAGVIGFTKSMAREVASRGVTVNTVAPGFIETDMTKALNDDQRAATLANVPAGRLGDPREIAEAVVFLASPAAAYITGETLHVNGGMYMV; translated from the coding sequence ATGAATTTAGAAGGCAAAGTTGCACTAGTTACAGGCGCAAGCCGTGGCATCGGTCGTGCAATCGCTGAACTTTTAGTTGAGCGTGGTGCTAAAGTTATCGGTACTGCGACATCTGAAGGCGGCGCAGCTGCAATCAGCGAGTACCTTGGTGAGAACGGTAAAGGTCTTGCTCTTAATGTAACGGATACTGACTCAATTGCTGCTACACTGAAAACCATCAACGATGAATTCGGTGCGATTGACATTCTAGTTAACAACGCAGGTATCACTCGTGATAACCTACTGATGCGTATGAAAGACGACGAATGGAATGACATCATCGATACTAACCTAACGCCTATCTTCCGCATGTCTAAAGCTGTATTGCGTGGCATGATGAAGAAGCGTCAAGGTCGTATCGTAAACGTTGGTTCTGTAGTAGGTACAATGGGTAACGCTGGTCAAGCAAACTACGCAGCTGCAAAAGCAGGCGTAATTGGTTTTACTAAATCAATGGCTCGTGAAGTTGCGTCTCGTGGCGTTACAGTGAACACTGTAGCTCCTGGTTTCATCGAAACTGACATGACTAAAGCGCTAAATGATGACCAACGTGCAGCAACTTTGGCGAATGTACCAGCAGGTCGACTAGGTGACCCTCGCGAAATCGCTGAAGCTGTGGTATTTTTGGCGTCACCTGCGGCAGCTTATATCACAGGTGAAACACTTCACGTCAATGGCGGTATGTACATGGTGTAA
- the acpP gene encoding acyl carrier protein, translating to MSNLEERVKKIIVEQLGVDEAEVKNEASFVDDLGADSLDTVELVMALEEEFDTEIPDEEAEKITTVQAAIDYVTSAQ from the coding sequence ATGAGCAACCTCGAAGAACGCGTAAAGAAAATCATTGTTGAACAGCTAGGTGTAGACGAAGCTGAAGTTAAAAACGAAGCTTCTTTCGTTGATGACCTAGGTGCAGATTCTCTAGACACAGTAGAGCTAGTAATGGCTCTAGAAGAAGAATTCGACACTGAAATCCCAGATGAAGAAGCTGAGAAAATTACTACTGTTCAAGCAGCTATCGATTACGTAACTAGCGCTCAGTAA
- the plsX gene encoding phosphate acyltransferase PlsX — MQNLTVALDAMGGDFGPRVTVPAAVQALSYFPELKVILIGDRNAITSQLSSLGRMPDSRLSIQHCDRVISNSEKPSLALRNSQGSSMRAAIDLVAESQADACVSGGNTGALMALSRFRLKLLPGIDRPALVSALPTASGNRTWMLDLGANVSSDADSLFQFAVMGSALAEQHLGRAPRVAILNIGAEEIKGNDLVKRCAEMLSNTQSVNFIGYIEGNQLLQDAADVVVCDGFVGNVCLKTCEGTAQLFIDKLKTRMMASTIKGWIARMLFSELFTELKTLNPDQYNGASLLGLRGIVIKSHGSADVSAVVNAIGEAVHEVKRQVPSRISDRLEAVLLERHY; from the coding sequence TTGCAAAATCTAACCGTTGCGCTTGATGCAATGGGCGGGGACTTCGGTCCTCGTGTAACAGTGCCTGCCGCCGTGCAGGCACTGTCGTATTTCCCAGAGCTAAAAGTCATTCTAATAGGTGATCGAAACGCGATCACATCTCAATTATCTTCATTAGGTCGAATGCCTGATTCTCGTTTGAGTATCCAGCATTGTGATCGAGTCATTTCCAATTCTGAAAAACCTTCACTAGCCTTACGTAATAGTCAGGGTAGCTCTATGCGTGCCGCTATCGATCTGGTTGCCGAATCACAGGCTGATGCTTGTGTGAGTGGTGGTAACACTGGCGCACTGATGGCTTTATCCCGTTTCAGACTCAAGCTTCTTCCCGGTATTGATAGGCCTGCATTGGTTTCAGCTTTGCCTACTGCATCCGGAAATCGCACATGGATGCTTGATTTAGGGGCGAACGTTTCTAGTGACGCAGATTCACTGTTTCAGTTTGCTGTCATGGGCAGTGCATTAGCAGAACAACATTTAGGTCGCGCACCACGTGTCGCTATCTTGAATATCGGTGCTGAAGAAATTAAAGGCAATGACCTTGTAAAACGATGCGCTGAAATGTTGTCTAATACTCAGTCTGTGAACTTCATAGGCTATATTGAAGGTAATCAATTACTTCAAGATGCTGCTGATGTCGTCGTATGTGATGGTTTTGTGGGCAATGTCTGCTTAAAAACGTGCGAAGGTACGGCTCAGCTCTTTATTGATAAGCTAAAAACGCGCATGATGGCTTCAACAATAAAGGGGTGGATAGCCAGAATGCTGTTTTCTGAGCTATTTACTGAATTAAAAACCTTGAACCCCGACCAGTATAACGGCGCAAGTTTGTTAGGATTGCGCGGCATTGTCATTAAAAGTCATGGAAGTGCTGATGTGTCTGCAGTCGTCAACGCGATTGGTGAAGCAGTACACGAGGTCAAACGACAAGTCCCCAGCCGCATTAGCGATCGTTTGGAAGCGGTTTTACTCGAGAGGCATTATTAG